One window of Saccharomyces kudriavzevii IFO 1802 strain IFO1802 genome assembly, chromosome: 10 genomic DNA carries:
- the TES1 gene encoding palmitoyl-CoA hydrolase (similar to Saccharomyces cerevisiae TES1 (YJR019C); ancestral locus Anc_5.133) has product MSASKMAMSNLEKILELTPLSPTSFVTRCLPAAPVGSKGTFGGTLVSQSLLASLYTVPSNFFPTSLHSYFIKGGDPRAKITYHVQNLRNGRNFIHKQVSAYQHDKLIFTSMILFAVKRSMEHDSLQHWETIAGLEGKQPDPHRYEEASSLFQKEVLSPQKLSRYAALSDRFQDAASMSKYVDAFQYGVMEYLFPKDMFYSARHTDELDYFVKVRPHVTTVEHAADESSLSKHHPYRIPKSITPENDARYNYVAFAYLSDSYLLLTIPYFHNLPLYCHSFSVSLDHTIYFHQLPHVNSWIHLKISNPRSHWDKHLVQGKYFDTQSGRIMASVSQEGYVVYGSERDIRAKF; this is encoded by the coding sequence ATGAGTGCTTCCAAGATGGCCATGTCCAACCTAGAGAAAATACTAGAATTGACCCCGCTCTCGCCCACCAGTTTTGTCACGAGATGCCTGCCAGCTGCGCCCGTAGGATCAAAGGGCACGTTTGGTGGCACGCTGGTGTCACAATCGCTGCTGGCATCGCTGTATACCGTGCCATCGAACTTCTTCCCGACCTCGCTACACTCGTACTTCATCAAGGGTGGCGACCCGCGGGCCAAGATCACGTACCATGTGCAGAACTTGCGAAACGGCAGAAATTTCATCCATAAGCAAGTCAGTGCCTACCAGCACGACAAGTTGATCTTCACCTCGATGATCCTTTTTGCCGTCAAGCGCTCTATGGAGCACGACTCCCTGCAGCATTGGGAGACCATCGCTGGTCTGGAGGGCAAGCAGCCGGATCCGCACCGGTACGAAGAGGCTTCTTCACTCTTCCAAAAAGAAGTCCTGAGCCCACAGAAACTGAGTCGCTACGCCGCCCTGTCTGACAGGTTCCAGGATGCAGCTTCCATGAGCAAGTACGTGGACGCGTTCCAGTACGGCGTCATGGAGTACCTCTTCCCCAAGGACATGTTCTACTCGGCAAGACACACGGACGAACTGGATTACTTCGTCAAAGTGAGACCGCACGTCACTACGGTCGAACACGCAGCTGACGAGTCCTCTTTGTCCAAACACCATCCGTACCGAATCCCCAAGAGCATTACCCCCGAAAATGACGCCCGCTACAACTACGTTGCCTTTGCATATCTCTCGGACTCGTACCTCCTGCTCACGATCCCGTACTTCCACAACCTGCCCCTGTACTGCCACAGTTTCAGCGTTTCCCTTGACCACACGATCTACTTCCACCAGCTGCCACACGTGAACAGCTGGATCCATCTCAAGATTTCCAACCCGAGGTCCCACTGGGACAAGCACCTCGTGCAGGGCAAGTACTTCGACACGCAGTCGGGCCGCATAATGGCAAGCGTCTCCCAGGAGGGCTACGTTGTCTACGGATCAGAACGAGACATCCGGGCCAAGTTCTGA
- the REC107 gene encoding Rec107p (similar to Saccharomyces cerevisiae REC107 (YJR021C); ancestral locus Anc_5.131) — protein MDSRARTDEVSTDVSETNSERSLMITETSSPFRSIFPHSGKVTNTGALEESDKQILEWAGKLELESMELRENSDKLIKVLNENSRTLCKSLDKFNQLLEQDGATDGNVKALIKDLGSQIESQLGKVSSSLLSRSDEKRVKPSIGDRQVLVEELSRYNSKITRHVTGKQHETEKSMRCTQEMLYNVGSQLEDIQKVLLSLSKDMQVLQARQISLEATFRENARHVYDRPDVSLNGTTLLHDMDEVHVNVKQRKKSAPPPTMMVTRSMKRGKSSSPTLSTSQDHNTDDDDDGSCRRLKRAARTIIPWEELRPDTLESEL, from the exons ATGGACAGTCGAGCTAGAACGGACGAGGTCTCCACAGACGTCTCGGAGACCAATTCCGAGCGGTCGTTGATGATCACGGAGACATCATCACCATTCAGATCTATATTCCCTCATAGTGGGAAAGTGACGAATACCGGCGCTTTGGAGGAATCTGACAAGCAGATATTGGAATGGGCAGGTAAGCTGGAACTAGAGAGTATGGAGCTAAGAGAAAACTCAGATAAACTCATCAAGGtcttgaatgaaaattccAGGACGTTATGTAAGTCGCTAGACAAATTCAATCAGCTACTAGAGCAAGATGGAGCTACGGACG GAAACGTAAAAGCGTTGATAAAGGATTTGGGTTCCCAGATTGAAAGCCAACTGGGCAAAGTGTCTTCGTCGTTGCTATCGAGAAGCGATGAAAAGAGGGTGAAGCCAAGCATCGGCGACAGACAGGTCTTGGTGGAAGAACTGAGCAGGTACAACTCCAAGATTACGCGACACGTCACAGGTAAGCAGCATGAGACGGAAAAGTCGATGAGGTGCACGCAAGAGATGCTCTACAACGTCGGTAGTCAACTGGAGGACATACAGAAAGTGCTGCTGTCCCTGTCCAAAGATATGCAGGTTTTGCAAGCCAGACAGATCTCCCTGGAGGCGACATTTCGAGAAAACGCACGCCACGTCTACGATCGGCCGGACGTGTCCTTGAATGGCACCACTCTCTTGCATGACATGGACGAAGTCCATGTCAATGTCAAGCAGCGCAAGAAGTCCGCGCCACCACCAACTATGATGGTCACAAGGTCCATGAAACGGGGGAAGTCCAGCTCCCCAACCTTGTCGACTAGCCAAGACCACAACAccgacgacgatgatgatggttCTTGCCGCCGGCTGAAGCGTGCGGCAAGAACCATCATTCCCTGGGAGGAACTAAGGCCCGACACGCTGGAATCCGAGCTGTGA
- the LSM8 gene encoding U4/U6-U5 snRNP complex subunit LSM8 (similar to Saccharomyces cerevisiae LSM8 (YJR022W); ancestral locus Anc_5.130), translated as MSPILKEYLNKRVVIIKVDGQCLIASLNGFDKNTNLFISDVFNRIDKEFICKAQLLRGSEIALVGLIDSENDDSLAPIDEEGVPKLKDTRNIIENEHVIWGKVYDSKKE; from the coding sequence ATGTCGCCAATACTAAAGGAGTACTTGAATAAAAGAGTCGTTATAATCAAAGTTGACGGCCAGTGTCTCATAGCAAGCTTAAACGGCTTTGACAAAAATACTAACTTATTCATATCGGACGTTTTCAACCGTATAGATAAAGAGTTCATCTGCAAGGCTCAGTTACTTCGAGGCAGCGAAATCGCACTTGTTGGTCTCATAGACTCCGAAAACGACGACAGCTTGGCACccattgatgaagaggGGGTACCGAAGCTAAAAGACACCAGGAatataattgaaaatgagCATGTAATATGGGGAAAAGTTtatgattcaaaaaaagaatag
- the MDE1 gene encoding methylthioribulose 1-phosphate dehydratase MDE1 (similar to Saccharomyces cerevisiae MDE1 (YJR024C); ancestral locus Anc_5.129), with protein sequence MSLDDVLIRSDDPHHPANLICTLCKQFFHNNWCTGTGGGISIKDSETNRYYLAPSGVQKEQMTPDDLFVMDAQTLEYLRAPELYRPSACTPLFLACYQKKDAGAIIHTHSQNAVMCSLIFGDEFRIANIEQIKALPSGEVDPVTGKPIALSFFDTLKIPIIENMAHEDELIDDLHKTFAEYPDTCAVIVRRHGIFVWGPTIDKVKIFNEAIDYLMELAIKMYKMGIPPDCGIGEEKKHLVRGTDA encoded by the coding sequence ATGTCTTTAGACGATGTTTTAATACGCTCTGATGATCCACACCACCCTGCAAACCTCATCTGCACTCTCTGCAAGCAGTTTTTCCACAATAACTGGTGTACTGGAACTGGCGGAGGTATCTCAATAAAGGACTCCGAGACAAATCGTTACTATCTCGCACCATCCGGGGTGCAGAAGGAGCAAATGACTCCTGATGATTTGTTTGTCATGGACGCTCAGACTTTAGAGTATTTGCGAGCTCCCGAACTGTATAGGCCAAGCGCATGCACCCCATTGTTCTTAGCATGctatcaaaagaaagatgcAGGTGCCATAATACATACGCATTCCCAAAATGCTGTAATGTGCTCCTTGATTTTTGGTGACGAGTTCAGAATTGCTAACATTGAACAGATCAAGGCGCTTCCAAGTGGGGAGGTGGACCCTGTGACTGGGAAACCTATAGCGTTATCGTTTTTCGATACGTTGAAGATTCCcatcattgaaaatatgGCGCATGAAGATGAGTTGATTGATGACTTGCACAAGACTTTTGCAGAGTATCCGGATACATGCGCTGTGATAGTGAGAAGACATGGCATTTTTGTCTGGGGCCCCACTATCGATAAGGTCAAGATATTCAACGAAGCCATCGATTATTTGATGGAACTGGCTATAAAGATGTACAAAATGGGGATTCCTCCCGACTGTGGcattggagaagaaaagaagcacTTGGTGAGAGGGACCGATGCTTGA
- the BNA1 gene encoding 3-hydroxyanthranilate 3,4-dioxygenase (similar to Saccharomyces cerevisiae BNA1 (YJR025C); ancestral locus Anc_5.128) produces the protein MFNTTPINIDKWLEENEDLLKPPVNNYCLHRGGFTVMIVGGPNERTDYHINPTPEWFYQKKGSMLLKVVDETDAKSKFIDISINEGDSYLLPGNVPHSPVRFADTIGIVVEQDRPGGENDKVRWYCSNCRQVVHESELQMLDLGTQVKEAILDFENDVEKRTCFHCKTLNYARPQSN, from the coding sequence ATGTTTAACACTACACCGATAAATATTGACAAGTGgttggaagaaaatgaagatcTATTGAAGCCACCAGTCAATAATTATTGCCTGCACAGAGGGGGATTCACTGTGATGATCGTTGGTGGACCCAATGAAAGAACTGATTATCATATTAATCCAACCCCTGAATGGTTTTATCAGAAAAAGGGATCTATGCTGTTGAAGGTTGTGGACGAGACTGATGCCAAGTCAAAGTTCATTGATATTAGCATCAATGAAGGCGATTCGTATTTATTGCCCGGGAATGTTCCTCACAGTCCCGTTCGATTCGCTGATACCATAGGTATTGTTGTGGAACAAGACAGGCCTGGCGGAGAAAACGATAAGGTGAGATGGTATTGTTCGAATTGTCGCCAAGTTGTCCATGAAAGTGAACTGCAAATGTTAGATTTGGGCACGCAAGTGAAGGAGGCCATTTTGGATTTCGAAaatgatgttgaaaaaagaacatgTTTCCATTGCAAGACTTTGAACTACGCACGTCCTCAATCTAATTAG
- the RBH2 gene encoding Rbh2p (similar to Saccharomyces cerevisiae YJL181W and YJR030C; ancestral locus Anc_1.157), whose product MDSFNKEEASFQTVLKRLLVICESHSKYHGSSLDPMVKVGGEMGKISSCLKCILRKHAEAYHIVSLSQSAANPHNSLFAEVQILDLYHSLLFGCMRLLLDIDMPYFRMNSQKHFAILLFKVYYKLRDIHNVTKEMRLGSLINAFIHQFKNCYNSMSCNSLRYGNARDIMSRELPLMDSQPIDLKQHIKKAYFRLDIEKLKMNNKLVEVFELTNGEMAIFEVLSGEMPYTLQTVDNLFQALESGNHDLMDVGRSLLFQTFGSGNLHIIKVGDNGVKLQTSIDNGMVLKLTCKDPIQWQAHWRDAIRDLFDRTVVNKYIGYKNDDSSRKSCAGRNEFKRTPSKEMVYTSTASMKTSNIAHRSSTLHRSTPLSDSLSSLIETSEGFFEGESNSISNQKVVADNDSDIDTSLKDIESLSCEKLIELDRSMQVPLSPKFMDTPTLKNVRSASQIFSLESVSPELVESVASEVDDVESIISDDEKDRCEKTSFDPDVDYYKPALYRHKSSSLLSIFSRNKKNLILDTSKNHSSALFGLEDNQPSPIPVSTNSCNNDAYEEYVPFPSSLNTSSSVVFFENDFVKVSLWNGKSWMPLSKDIMCLSLILSNNNETLLIIYKDFEKDKCKFVVKLESSWKCNRSTAQDVQLQIPSSDFKVSAFEIVHDLTLSVRCAQAPKLMSVLQYQLQNSQALSLSPSTTARTLSTISSSSCFSRNVTRSSTENSELGSMKNSSEIINSSLLLSSIKVRQHVKTKCNIWKPSRLGFTDIFSQDYKGVVVAIKFVIFSDAEGTLNPREYTARLHDLKRLGRTGLTFSDQTGAYLLEFRDQDVANHVHKLIMPFNSS is encoded by the coding sequence ATGGATTCATTCAATAAGGAAGAAGCGAGCTTCCAGACTGTGTTGAAAAGATTGCTCGTTATCTGTGAGTCCCATAGCAAATATCATGGTTCGAGTTTAGACCCAATGGTTAAAGTTGGTGGCGAAATGGGCAAAATCAGCAGTTGCTTGAAGTGCATTTTGAGAAAACATGCTGAAGCTTATCACATTGTATCTTTATCTCAATCTGCAGCGAATCCTCACAATAGCTTATTCGCAGAAGTGCAGATATTAGATCTATATCACAGTCTTTTATTTGGCTGTATGCGTTTACTTCTCGATATAGATATGCCATACTTTAGGATGAATTCGCAAAAGCATTTTGCCATACTACTATTCAAGGTCTATTATAAATTGAGGGACATTCATAATGTGACAAAAGAAATGCGACTTGGTTCCTTAATCAATGCATTTATACatcaattcaaaaattgttaTAACTCTATGAGCTGTAACTCACTGAGATACGGTAACGCCCGTGACATTATGTCACGTGAACTTCCTTTGATGGACTCTCAGCCAATTGATTTGAAGCAACATATCAAGAAGGCCTACTTTCGGCTGGACATagaaaagttgaagatgaatAACAAGCTAGTTGAAGTCTTTGAGTTAACTAATGGCGAAATGGCCATTTTCGAGGTTCTTTCTGGTGAGATGCCATATACATTACAAACTGTTGATAACCTATTCCAAGCCCTTGAATCCGGGAACCATGACTTAATGGACGTCGGTAGGTCGTTGTTATTTCAAACATTCGGATCTGGGAATCTTCATATAATTAAAGTTGGCGATAACGGAGTCAAACTGCAAACGTCGATAGACAATGGCATGGTGCTGAAGCTGACCTGCAAGGATCCTATTCAATGGCAAGCACATTGGCGAGATGCTATTAGAGATCTTTTTGATCGAACGGTAGTGAATAAATACATTGGCtacaaaaatgatgattcTTCGCGAAAGTCTTGTGCAGGACGAAACGAATTCAAACGCACCCCCTCTAAAGAAATGGTCTATACGTCTACTGCCTcgatgaaaacatcaaacaTAGCGCATAGGAGCTCTACTTTGCATAGATCAACCCCTCTATCGGACAGTCTGTCGTCCTTAATAGAGACCTCCGAAggtttttttgaaggagagTCAAACTCCATTTCGAATCAAAAGGTAGTGGCCGACAATGATTCAGACATTGACACCTCGTTGAAAGATATTGAATCTCTAAGTTGTGAGAAGCTAATTGAATTAGATAGAAGCATGCAAGTACCTCTTTCGCCTAAATTTATGGATACGCCCACTTTAAAAAACGTTAGATCGGCTTCTCAAATATTTAGCTTGGAGAGCGTCTCTCCGGAATTAGTAGAGAGTGTCGCATCGGAAGttgatgatgttgaaagTATAATCTCTGACGACGAAAAGGATAGATGTGAGAAAACTTCATTTGATCCAGATGTTGATTACTATAAGCCAGCTTTATATCGGCACAAATCTTCATCCCTATTGAGtatattttcaagaaacaaaaagaatttaATTCTTGATACTTCCAAAAATCATTCTAGCGCGTTGTTCGGTTTAGAAGATAATCAACCATCACCTATCCCGGTATCGACAAATTCTTGCAATAATGACGCTTATGAAGAGTATGTGCCATTTCCATCAAGTCTGAACACATCTAGCAGTGTGGTGTTCTTCGAAAACGACTTTGTTAAGGTTTCTCTCTGGAATGGAAAATCATGGATGCCATTGAGTAAAGACATAATGTGTCTGTCTCTAATTTTGTCCAATAATAACGAGACCTTATTAATCATATATaaagactttgaaaaagataagTGTAAATTTGTTGTCAAATTAGAATCCAGTTGGAAATGCAACAGGTCGACAGCGCAAGACGTTCAACTCCAGATACCTTCTTCGGATTTCAAAGTTAGTGCATTTGAAATAGTTCACGATCTCACGCTGTCTGTACGTTGTGCACAGGCTCCCAAGTTAATGAGCGTGTTACAGTATCAATTACAGAATAGTCAAGCACTATCTCTCTCTCCCTCTACCACCGCAAGAACGTTATCAAccatatcttcatcttcgtgTTTCAGTCGAAATGTGACGAGATCATCGACGGAGAATTCAGAATTGGGTagtatgaaaaattcatccGAAATTATAAATTCCTCACTTTTGTTATCTTCCATTAAAGTGAGGCAGCACGTTAAGACTAAGTGTAATATTTGGAAACCATCTCGGTTAGGTTTTActgatatattttctcaGGACTATAAAGGAGTTGTGGTTGCAATAAAATTTGTGATTTTTTCTGACGCTGAGGGGACGTTGAACCCTAGAGAATATACAGCTCGTCTTCACGACCTAAAAAGGCTCGGAAGGACAGGATTGACATTTTCAGATCAGACGGGAGCGTATTTGCTAGAATTCAGAGATCAAGACGTTGCAAATCACGTTCATAAATTGATCATGCCCTTCAACTCATCATAA